The window CCGCCGGATCAAGGGGAGACAACTTCTCCGCGCCGTCTTTTTTATGCCGACAGTAATCAGTACTGCCGTTATGGCTGTGGTTTTTTTCACGATCTTCAATTCATACAACGGAATTCTGAACCAGTTCCTGATCAAATTTAACATGTCATCCTCCGGCATCGACTGGCTGGGTCCGAAGCACGCCATGCTTACAGTGATTCTTGTGGCGGTATGGGGAGCGGTCGGCAACTATATGCTGCTGTTTCTGGCCGGACTGCAGAATATCCCTGAGGATGTTTACGAGAGCTCCTCTCTGGATGGGGCCAATAAAATACAGCAGTTCCGCTTCATAACGCTCCCCATGCTGGGACCTGTGCTGCAAATGGTCATTATGCTGGCAATCATCAATGCATTGAAAGGGTATGAGAGCATTATGGTCCTGACGGAAGGCGGTCCTGCCGGCAAAACGGAAGTGATGTTCCTGTATTTGTATAAGTTATTCTTTCCTGTCGGCGGCAGTTCTGCCTCAACCCAGGTGCAGGAGTTTGGATATGGCAGTGCGGTCGCGTTCGTTTCTGCGCTTATCGTGGGGATGATTTCCGTGATCTATTTCTATGCCTCCAGACGGATGAATCGGATCGATTGAGGAGAGATGTGATATGAGAACCAAAGAAATAACGGGTAAGACCGTATTATGGATTTTTTTGCTGGCATTTGCCTTCGTTACCTTGATTCCTGTAGTGATTACCATTCTGGGATCCTTCAAAACAAACATGGAACTGACTTCCGGCGCAACCTTCCTGCCGGGCAAATGGCAATTTTCCAACTATGGCGAAGCCTGGGATAAAGCCAACTTTTCCACGTATACCCTTAACAGTCTGATCGTCTCGCTGTCTACGGTAGCCGGTACGCTGCTGGTGGCCTCTATGGCTGCTTATGTAGTAGACCGGATGGACTTTTTTGGAAAAAAAATCTATATCGGCATCCAGTCCTTCACCATGTTCGTCGCTGTGGGGGCGGTGGTGCTGCGTCCGCAGTTCGATCTGATGGTCAAGCTGCATCTGCACAGCTCATTATGGGGTGTCATTCTAATTCTGATCTCTGCGCATGCTTCGATTTTCTTTATCCTGCTGAGCTTCATGAAGGGCATCCCGCGGGAGCTGGACGAAGCCGCAAGGATCGACGGAAGCTCACTGGGCCGCACCTTTTGGACAATTATCCTGCCGCTGCTCGGTCCAGGCCTTGGCGTTGGGGCGCTGTTCACCTTCCGCGGTGCATGGAATGAATATCTGCTGCCGCTCGTATTCACCATGACGAAGCCGGAGCTGCAGACGCTGACGGTGGGTCTGGCGAATCTGAAATACGGCATATCCGCAGCCTCTCAGACCCACTATATGATGGCCGGGGCCTGCTTGTCGATTCTTCCGATCCTCGTAGCTTATGTATTTGCCAATAAATCCTTTATGCAGATGACGGCGGGTTCCCTGAAGGGATAGACTCCTGCTGACATTGGCTATGTCATGACTAAACTGCGTATAACAATGACAATACGAATGTGTATATATTACTAGCAACAACCAGGAGGTTTTTCACAATGACAGTTCAGGTTCCCGCCATTCTTACTTCCAGTCCGCTGATTCACCGTTATCACGGCAATCCGGTACTGGATGCGTCTATGGTTCCTTATCCGACAGCACTAGTGTTTAACGCGGGTGTGACTAAATTTCGCGGCAAATATGTGATGGTGTTCCGCAACGACTACGGCTCCCTTGCTGAACAGACCATTGAGCCCCATCATACGACTGATCTGGGAATTGCCTTCAGCGATGACGGCATCCACTGGGAGGCCAGTCCGAAGAAATGCTTCAAGCTGCATGACGAAGAGATTATCCGCGCCTACGACCCGCGCCTGACGGTGATCGGGGATCGCTGCTATATGTGCTTTGCGGTCGATACCAAGCATGGCATCCGGGGCGGGATAGCGGTGACCGATGATTTTGAGGAGTTTGAAATTCTCAGCCTGTCGTCGCCTGATCTGCGCAACATGGTGCTGTTTCCGGAGAAAATAGGAGGCAACTACGTCCGCCTGGAACGTCCGTTTACCGTGTACAGCCGGGGCGGAAAGGACCGCTTCGACACCTGGATTTCCGAATCCCCGGATTTGAAATATTGGGGCAACTCCGATTTGCTGTTCGCTGTGGAGCATGTGCCGTTTGCCAATGATAAGGTGGGACCGGCGGCGCCCCCGGTGAAGACGGATCGTGGCTGGTTGACCACCTTCCATGCGGTAGATATTGATCCGGCGCGCGGTAAGCACGGCTGGGAGCCTTCGTGGAAAAAGCGGTATACCGCAGGCATTATGCTGCTGGATCTGGAGAACCCGAAGAAGATTATCGGGATGTGCAGGGAGCCGCTGCTCGCGCCAGAGGCCAGCTATGAGATTGACGGCGGCTTCCGCAATAATGTCATTTTTCCGGGCGGGATGATTCTGGAGGATGACGGCGAGGTCAAAATCTACTACGGCTCTGCTGATACGATCGAATGTCTGGCGACCGCACATGTGGATGACCTGATCTCCCTTTGTCTGAAAGGAAGATGAAGCAAAATGACTGCGCTATGGAATAAGCTGGTCAGCCCGCCTGCCGAATACCGCTCCGTTCCGCTCTGGTCCTGGAATGACAGGCTGGAGAAGGAGGAGCTGGAGCGGCAGATAGAAGAGATGCACGAAGCGGGCATCGGGGGATTCTTCATGCATGCCCGCGGCGGGCTGCGGACACCGTACATGGGCGGGGAATGGATGGAAGCGATCCGAATTTCGATTGAGAAAAGCCGCGAGCTGGGAATGAACGCCTGGTTCTATGACGAGAACGGCTGGCCCAGCGGTTTCGGGGGCGGAGAGGTCCCGGCCAAGGGGCTGGCTTACCAGCAGAAGCGGCTGGTCTGTGAACAGGCTCCCTTTCAGGGTACGCCCGAACGGACAATTGGCTGGTATGTCTTGGAGGCGGGTAACCGGAGCTACCGGCTGCTGCCTCCAGGTAAGGAAGCGGAGGCTGACCTTAGAATCTGCTATGAGGTCAATCCGTTCTATACGGATACGCTCAGCCGGATGGCAGTAAAAGAATTCATTCACACCACCTACGAGCGTTATTGGGAACAGTTCGGTGAAGATTATGGAGCAGAGCTTCATGGTGTGTTCACAGATGAGCCGCAGTTCGCACGCGGCGGTCTTCCATGGTCCTTCGAGCTGGAGGAGGCGTTTATCTCCCGCAAGGGCTATGATGTGAAGGAGGTGCTTCCTTCTTTGTTATTGGTAACAGAAGGCTGCCATAAAGCCAGATACGATTACTGGGAGACGGTGACCTTCATGTTTACACACGCTTATGCCAAGCAGATCGGGGACTGGTGCGCCGGCAAAGGCTGGTCGGCGACCGGCCATGTCGTTGATGAACAGGAGCTGATGCATCAGGTGACCTCCGTCGGCGATCCAATGGCCTTCTATGAGCATCTGCAGATTCCCGGCTGCGACTGGCTCGGCCGGTTCGTCGGGAGCGATCCGCTGGTGCCGAAGCAGGTCAGCTCGGTCGCCCGCCAGCTTGGCAAGAAGCGGACAATTACCGAGAGCTTTGGCTGCTCCGGGTGGAACGTCAGCTTTGCCGATCTGAAAAGAATCGGTGAATGGCAGTTTGTACATGGCATCAATCTGATGTGCCAGCATCTGCAGGGCTATTCACTGCAAGGACTGCGCAAGCGTGATTATCCGCCGTCCCTGTTCTATCAGCAGCCCTGGTGGGAAGATTATAAGGGCTTCAATGACTACTTCGCCAGGCTGTCCATGCTGCTCTCCGAAGGTGGCAGCCTGGCGGAGGTCTTGCTGATCCATCCGGTGCGGACCGCCTGGACCCTGCAATGCGGCGGGGACATGTCTGCGGTTGTTCCCTATCATGAGTCCTTCGCTCAGCTGACAAGATGGCTGTGCCAAGGCCTGATCGAGCATGATTACGGCAGTGAGAGTGTCATCGCCGGGCATGGGCGGGTCAGCGGCGGAAGCTTTATTGTCGGTGAAGCGAAATACCGTGTGGTCATTGTTCCGCCGTGTCTGACGCTGGATGAAGTTACAGTACAGCTTCTGGCCCAGTTCACTGCGGAGGGCGGCACGCTGATCGCTTTTGAGAATTATCCTGTGCTGATAAGCGGAAAGGAAGACAACGGGTTCGCGGACATTATGGCTGATGCAATCCTGCCGGATTGGAGCTGCGGGGCGGTGGTAGAGGCGGTATCGGGAGCCTCCGCGCCATTCATCCGGATCACGGATATAGACGGGGGGCGGGTTGCTGCGGATACCCTCAATGTGCGGACTATGGAGCTGGAGGGCTCACGTCTTTATTTCGTGGTGAATTCAGGGACGGATCACTATCCGCAGCTGCACGTTGAACTGTTCAGCCAGGGTGTAGTCTCCCTGATCAATCTGGAAACCGGAGAGATCGGTCCGGTTCGGCAGGAAACGCATCAGAAGAGCGTTGTCCTGCGCCTGCCGCTGCATCCCGGGCAATCCCTGATGCTCAAGCTTGATTCGCCGGCAGCTTCAACGGCAGAAGCTGTGAATGAACATCAGGCACCGGCGGATAAAAGAGAAGAAATTAGACCGGAGGAGGCTTATACTGTTGCGGAGCTTGGTCCTCTGTGGGAAGTCTCTAGTGTCGGCCTTAACAGCATAACCTTGGATAATGCCCGTCTGCGGATAGAGGGCGGGGAGTGGTCAGCACCTCAGCCGGTAATTTTTATCCAGGAGCAGCTGCTGGCTTATGGACGGCCCGTAGAGCTGGAGCTGGAATTTGATTTTGAGGTATCTTTTGATCCGCTGCGTCAGCGGGAGCTGTATCTGGTGCTGGAGCAGCCGGAGGGATACGGGATCTTCCTGAACGGTATTCCTGTATCCCTTGAGTACTGCGGCTGGTGGAGGGATATCTCCATGCGCAAGATTGACATTCAAGGAAGGGCTGTATCCGGCTTGAATACAATTCTATTGAAAACGGAGTTCCGCCCTTCGCCTGAGCTTTATGCAAGGCTGGAACGGGCCAAACAGTTTGAAGCGGAAGGCAACAAGCTTACCTTCGAACAGGAGATCGAAAGCATCTATGTGCTCGGTTCCTTCGGAGTTGAATCTGCAGCGGACTTTGAAGAAGCTGAGCGCCGGGCTGTCTGGACTTCAGGACCTTTTACCCTGACAGAAGTCCCCGGGCTGGTAACTTCAGGCGATCTCACGCGGCAGGGCTTTCCGTTTTTCGCCGGAAGCATCCATTTGCGCCAGTCACTTGAAATCGCGGCAGAGTCTATCTCTGAGGCTAAATGGTCATTTCAGGCTCCGCCGGATTCAATCGTCAGCAAGCTGCTCATTAACGGCATCTGTGTACGAACCTTCCTGTGGGAGCCGTATGAAGCGGATATTGCACCGTATCTTCACTCCGGCTGTAATGACATAGAGCTGATACTGACAGGCAGCTGCCGCAATCTGCTGGGGCCACATCACCATATCAAAGGCGAAGTGTATAAGGTGGGTCCGGACAGCTACAAGGACAAACCGGGCTGGACGGATAAGGATTTAGCGCCGGACACACATGTATACCAGGACCTTTATGCCTTTGTCCGTTTTGGACTGGCGGCTGCCCCGCAGATATTCATAAGATGATTACAGAAGGATCTCCTAGCGGGGATCCTTTTTCAGCGGTTCTGCTTGCGGTATTGCAAGGGAGAACGTTTGGCAATGCCCTTGAAGACTCGGCCGAAGTGGGCAATGCTGTCAAACCCGGTATCCTCTGCGATCCGCGTGACTGAATCACTGCTCTCCCGTAGCCGCCGCTGCGCTTCCTGGACACGGATCGTGTTCAGATATTCCACGATGGTGAAGCCGGTTGTCTGTTTGAACAGGCGGCAGAGATAAGGAATGCTGATGTAAAACCGTTCTGACAGTTCCTCTAGGGTTACTGTCCGGCGATAATGGGCCTGCAGGTATTCAATAATGTCATAAACTTTCCGCTGCTTCTCATTATTGGCCGGAGCGATGGCTGCCCGGGCACTCTCGCGGATTCTATTCATTTGAATTAACATTTGCACCAGCAGGCTCTGCAAGTAGGGAAGCTGCTGGGTACATTGCTCCTGCTGCTCTTTCAGCATGGCAAACAGGATATTCTCGATTCTGCCCTGTTCATGGACATCCGGGCGGAGCAGCAGGCATTGTTCACTGAAGAAGGGGAAGGCCAGCTCCATGCCGCCGGGCATCCCCTGAAGAAATTCCTGGCGGAAATTGATCAGGATACGCTCATGCCGGACAGTGCCTTTGGCCATCGTTCGGTGAAGCTCATTACGGTTAATGAAGATCAGATCGCCTTGGCGCAGGGCGTAGACCAGGTTATTGATATAGTAGTTTCGTTCTCCGGCCAGCAGATAATAAATTTCATAGGTATCGTGAAAATGGTCGGTGTCCATGCTGAAGGCGCCGGCTCTTTTGATTTGCTCCACATAAAACTGGAATTCCTGCTTCTCTTCCTGCACACTCTTTTGCTCCTTTCGATTAGGATAATATATGCATAATTTGGCTGGTTTTCAGCAAGAATCGTTTAGAAAAGGATGTATCTTATACTATACAATATACCTAGTAAACGCATTCAAAACAATAAGCGATGGAGTGATTGGAATGGGCAAGCGTAAATATGCATTTGTTGGTACCGGCGGCCGCGCCGAGTTTTTTTATGGAGAGATTACACGCCATTATCTTGAAACCTCGGAGATCGTCGGCTTCTGCGATGTCAACGGTGCGAGAATGGCCTATGCCAATACGCTGCTGGAAGAGAAATACGGCTATCATGCGGTTCCGGTCTACAAGGCGCATGAGTTTGACACTATGATCGCTGAGACCCAGCCGGATACAGTCATCGTCACCAGCATTGACCGTACACATCACCGCTATATTATCCGGGCGATGGAGCTGGGCTGCGACGTGATCTCCGAGAAGCCGATGACTACAGACGAAGAGAAGTGTAAGGAGATTCTTGATGCCGTAGAGCGCACCGGGAAGAAGCTGCGGGTCACCTTCAACTACCGCTATGCACCGCATAACACCAAAATCCGCGAGCTCCTGATGGATGGGGCGATCGGCGAGGTGCTCTCCGTTAACTTCGAATGGCTGCTCAATACGCAGCACGGGGCAGATTATTTCCGCAGATGGCACCGCGATAAGCGCAACAGCGGAGGGCTGCTGGTCCACAAATCGACGCATCATTTCGACCTGATGAATTTCTGGCTGGGCTCGCAGCCGGACACGGTGTTTGCGATGGGCGATCTGCGCTTTTACGGCCGGGAGAATGCTGAGAAGCGCGGTGTTACTGAATTTTATCAGCGTGTACACGGAAGTGCTGCGGCAGAGAATGATCCGTTTGCTCTGCATTTGAAGGACAATGAGCAGCTGAAGCGGATGTATCTGGACACCGAGCATGAGGACGGATATCTGCGTGACCAGAGTGTATTCGGCGACAATATAAGCATTGAGGACACGATGGGCGTCATGGTCAAATACAAGAACAAAGCAATTATGAACTATTCACTCAATGCATATCTGCCTTGGGAGGGCTTTAATGTTGTGTTTAACGGCACTAGGGGACGTATGGAAGTAAAGGTCATTGAGCAGTCCTATGTTAATGCCGGTGGCGGCAAGGAGCAGGAGGGGGCGGTAAAAGACAAACAGATTACGGTGTATCCGCAGTTTGCTGCGCCGTACGAGGTGGAGATTGAAGAAGGCGCCGGCGGACACGGAGGCGGTGATCCGGTGATGCTGCGGGATATTTTTGAGCGCCCGGCCGATGACCGTTTCCACCGGGCAGCTTCCCATATTGACGGTGCCTGGTCGATTATGACCGGCATCGCCGCCAACCGTTCGATCGCAACCGGCCTGCCGGTGAAGGTTGACCAGCTGATAAAGCTGTAGAATAGAAGCTGTTACAACAAAAGTTTCCACCTGCTAATGAACCTAAGTCATTCATACTTTAAATAATAAGGGCCGGTCCGGGCAGTCATTTTATGACTATGTCGGACGGCTCTTATTGTTTTTTTAACGGATCTTTTTGTAGAGATAGGACCTATTACATAGCAATTTGTCGATATTTGTTAAGAGATTGTTTAGAGCTACCTGTTAATATGTTTTTCAGGCATGAAAATAGGTAATTAGTATTAATTGATCAGGAGGAAAAGTAGGATGAAGAAAAAGCGTCTTTTTTCAGCGGTCTTATCACTTGTCACAACCGTCAGCCTGAGTCTGGGCTCTTTCGCAGGTGCCGGAGTAGTCAGCGCACAGTCGGACTCGAGTGCGTACGGTGAGGTTCTGGTCAGCGATACCAGTAACTCTGACTGGACGATAGCCCCAGGCAATACCTCAAGAAATCTGGCTGTGTCGCCGGACGGGTCTATTTATGCCGTATATAACGGCGGTGATGAAATCCGTGTTGCCAAGAGCACAGACAACGGCAAGACGTTCCAGCCCAGCGTTCTGGCAGCCACAGGCAGCTTTGAGCCGGAAATCGCCGTATCCTCGTCAGGGACGGTATATGTTGTAGGCATAAATGAAAGTGCTGGTGTGCTGGTTAAAAGCACCGATGGCGGTAAAACCTTCAGCGATCCAATCGCGGTTGGCGCGTTTTTAGGTACCTCTGCACATATGGCTGTAGATGGAAGTTATATTTATGTAACGTCCCCTTCAGGCAGCACTCTTTATTACAGCAGCAATGAGGGGACAACCTTCAACAATTATGATTTTAACGAATCCTATGTGTTTACCGATCTGCACGTTGATCCGCAGACTGGAAATTTGATTGTACAGAAGGATAATCCTTCCCTTAAATATTATGTCAGCAAGGATCATGGGCAAAGCTTTGGAACGCCTGTAATTCCGGAGAAAAATGTATTCTTTTCTGTTGGGGCATTATCCGCCGGCAGCAAGGGCCAGTATCTGTTTGTAGCGGGTTCTGATTCCAATATGGTCCGCATGAATATCGGGGACGGAACCGTGACTGATCTAATGGGTGGAAATAATATGAGCTCACAGGGACGTTCGCTGAGCGCGGACAGTTACGGCAATGTCGTGACCGGATTCAGCAACGGTTCCTCCGTGTTCTTCAGCGTCAGCCAGGATCTGGGTGCAAACCTGTCCTCCCCTGTTGAAGTCGCGGCTACAAGCATTGCCAATGCAGCGATTAATACCACAAACGGAGATATTATGTACCTGTATGAAAAAAGCGGAAAAATTTATTTGAAGGTGTATCAGGGACTTCTGAGCGGATACAAATTGTATCTCTCCAATACGAATCTGTACTTCAACTATCCAACGCAGAAGAAAGTATCCGTTACAGTAACCAATACCTCGGATGCTCCGCTCAAAATTGGTGAAGTGTTGATTAACGGTGATTTTAAAATCACAGACAATACGGTTCCTCCCGAGCTTGCTCCAGGGGAGAGCGGAATTATTGAAGTCCAGTACTCCCCGCAGGGAGCAGGTTCCTCTAACGGAGCACTGACGCTGAAAGTAGACGGTGAACCAGACCGGGTGGTTCTGTTGAGCGGGATTAGCGAAGCAGCGGCAGGAAGCTCAGCGCCGCAAGTAGAAGATGTAACAGCCAATTCTACAACGGATATTGTGACTGTTAAGAAGGTACCAGCCGGCACCAAGGTAACTGTCTACGCAGCCGATGGCGTGACCGTGCTGGGAACAGCCACGAATGAAGCGGGAACAGCTGGGGAAGTGGCAATAGCAATTCCTGCAGGGTTAACGGCCGGAGATACCGTCAAAGTCAGCCTGATTGAGCCGGATTTGACGGAGAGTACACTGACGGATATCACTGCACACAATGAAGTAACAAGTGCACCCGCAGCGGCGGATGTTACTGCAAATGCTACAACGGATACTGTGACTGTAAAGAAGGTACCAGCCGGTGCCGAGGTTACTGTCTACGCAGCCGATGGCGTTACCGTGCTGGGAACGGCCAAGAATGAAGCAGGAACATCCGGGGAAGTAACCGTATCGGTTCCGGCAGGATTACAATCCGGGGATGTAATCAAAGTTAGCCTGACCGAACCGGAAAAGACGGAGAGTCCGCTGACGGACATCACTGCGCATAGTGAAGTAACAAGTGCACCCGCAGCGGCGGATGTTACTGCCAATGCTACAAAGGATACTGTGACTGTGACAAAGGTACCAGCCGGTGCCGAGGTTACTGTCTACGCAACCGATGGTGTTACCGTGCTGGGAACGGCCAAGAATGAAGCGGAAACATCCGGGGAAGTAACTGTGCCGGTTTCGGCAGGATTACAATCCGGGGATGTGATCAAAGTCAGCCTGACCGAACCGGAAAAGTCGGGGAGTCCGCTGACAGACATCACTGCTCATAGTGAAGTAACAAGTGTACCCGCAGCGGCGGATATGACCGCCAATGCTACAAAGGATACTGTGACTGTGACGAAGGTACCAGCCGGTGCCAAGGTTACTGTCTACGCAGCCGATGGTGTTACCGTGCTGGGAACGGCCAAGAATGAGGCGGAAACATCCGGGGAAGTAACCGTGCCGGTTCCGGCAGGATTAAAATCCGGGGATGTAATCAAAATAAGCCTGACCGAACGGGAAATGTCGGAGAGTCCGTTGACGGACATCACTGCGCACAATGAAGTAACCAGTGCACCCGCAGCGGTAGGAATTACTGCCAATGCTACAAAGGATGCTGTAACTGTGACGAAGGTACCAGCCGGTGCCGAGGTTACTGTCTACGCAGCCGATGGTGTTACCGTGCTGGGAACGGCCAAGAATGAGGCGGAAACATCCGGGGAAGTAACCGTGCCGGTACAGGCAGGATTACAATCCGGGGATGTGGTCAAAGTCAGTCTGACCGAACGGGAAATGTCGGAGAGTCCGCTGACGGACATCACTGCTCATAGTGAAGTAACAAGTGCACCCGCAACGGCGGATGTTACTGCAAATGCTACAACGGATACTGTGACTGTAAAGAAGGTACCAGCCGGTGCCGAGATTACTGTCTACGCAGCCGATGGCGTGACCGTGCTGGGAACAGCCAAGAATGAAACGGAAACATCCGGGGAAGTAACCGTATCGGTTCCGGCAGGATTACAATCCGGGGATGTAATCAAAGTTAGCCTGACCGAACCGGAAAAGACGGAGAGTCCGCTGACGGACATCACTGCGCATAGTGAAGTAACAAGTGCACCCGCAGCGGCGGATATGACCGCCAATGCTACAACGGATACTGTGACTGTAAAGAAGGTACCAGCCGGCACCAAGGTAACTGTCTACGCAGCCGATGGCGTGACCATGCTGGGAACAACCACGAATGAAGCGGGAACAGCTGGGGAAGTGGCAATAGCAATTCCTGCAGGGTTAACGGCCGGGGATGTAATCAAAGTCAGCCTGACTGAGCCGGAATTGACGGAGAGTACACTGACGGACATCACTGCGCATAGTGAAGTAACAAGCACACCGGCAGCGGCGGATATTACCGCCAATGCAACTTCATCTACTGTCACTGTGAAGAATGTGCCGGTGGGCGCTACAGTTACAGTCTACGGGGAAGACGGACTTAATGTACTGGGAACTGCAGTTAATGAGAGCGGAAGCCCGGCTGAACTGATAATTACGATAGCTTCCGGACTAGCTGACGGTCAGATTCTAAAGGTCGGGACATGGGAGCTTGGCAAGGATCCAAGCCCGCTCACCGAGATTCCTGCAGCCTATGAGCCTACTCAGGCGCCTGCTGCCGGAAATCTGATTGCTAATGCTACAACTGGTGTTGTTACAGTAAACAACGTTCCAGCCAATGTCACGGCTTCCGTATATGCGGAGGATGGGACTACGCTGCTGGGTACAAGCTTCAATGATACCGGAGCTCTGGCTGAATTCCATTTCGCCGTGAAGGGTCTGGAGCCGGGGCAGATCGTGAAGATCAGTTTCACGGAAACGAACAAAGCACAAAGCGCCAAGGTAGAAGTTGCCGCTGTCTATGAGCAGTCTGCTCAGCCGCTGGCAGGCAACATTGTAATCAGTGCTGCACAAGGCAAGTTCACTGTGAACCAGGTGCCGGCCGGAGCTGTTGTTTCCATCTACAGCAAGGAAGGCAAGCTGCTTGCCAGTGCAACCAATACCGGGGCAGTGGCCGGACCGCTGACCTTTACAGAAATAGCGCTGACTGAAGGAGATACTCTAACTGTAACTCTTACAGAGAAGTTGAAGACAGAAAGTGCACCACTAAGTGTTACCGTAGCGATCAAGTCAGCGGACGTGGTGAATGAAGCTTCCAAAACACTTCAAATCGGCTACGCCGCAGGCGAAACCTGGGAGAATGTTCTGACTTCACTGTCCCTGCCATCTACCGGAGGCTTCGGTACACAGGTCAGCTGGACTTCCAGTAAGCCGCAGGTTATTGAGATTCCGGCAGCAACGGACAGCAGCATCAATGCCGTTGTATACCGCAGTGCCCAGGATGAGGCAGTAGTTCTCAGCGCGACCGTCAGCCGCGACGGTGAAGCGAAAACCCGTACCTTCCTGGTTGTTGTAACAGCCAGCGGGGCAATCAAGGTCGAGGACACGAGCAATATCCGCAATGTCAAAGTGAAGGATCAGTCGGACAACACAGCACTGGTTCCGGTCAAACGAATCAACGTTACTTCAGCAGATGGTACTAGTTCGAAAATGGATAAGGTAGTATTTGATTCGGCTAAGGCACAAGAGATTGTCACTGCTTCTGTACCTGGCCACAACAATTCATCTACGATCTACATTGATGAGTTGCCGGGCGATACTGCTGATGAAATTGCAGTTGAAATTCCGGCAACAACGCTTGCACTACTCGGTGCGAATAGCTTCAACTTGAATATCCAAAGTGATTATTCGACCATTTCCCTGGATGCAGCTACTCTGCAGTCCATGATGGCGGACAATCTGGATCTGTATTTCCGGATCGTGCCTGCCCGCAATGCAGAAGACTCGAAGAACCAGGTTCCTTCGTCCTATAATAACCAGAACCTGAAGGCGCTCAGCCCGCCGCTGGATATTGAGACCAACTATACCGGCTATAATACACAGCTAATGCTTCCATTTGCCAAAAACGGTGTGGATGTAAGTACCATGAATGCCAGCAGCCTTGCTGTATATATTGTGCACAGCGACGGTACGATTGAGCTGTCCAAAGGCACTGTCGTAAACAACGATAAGAACGAACCATATGGCATCTCGTTTGACATTTCTAAATTTAGCAGCTTTAGTATTGTAGAGACCAGTTCCTCCCTCCCTGGCAGCATCGTCACTGGGCCTGCTACACCTGCTACACCTGCTGCACCTGTAGTAGTACCTAATGGTGCAGGAACAGCAACTGCAACAGATGCAGTCTATTCCCATGCAGCTTATATCAAGGGCTATG of the Paenibacillus pedocola genome contains:
- a CDS encoding Gfo/Idh/MocA family protein, whose product is MGKRKYAFVGTGGRAEFFYGEITRHYLETSEIVGFCDVNGARMAYANTLLEEKYGYHAVPVYKAHEFDTMIAETQPDTVIVTSIDRTHHRYIIRAMELGCDVISEKPMTTDEEKCKEILDAVERTGKKLRVTFNYRYAPHNTKIRELLMDGAIGEVLSVNFEWLLNTQHGADYFRRWHRDKRNSGGLLVHKSTHHFDLMNFWLGSQPDTVFAMGDLRFYGRENAEKRGVTEFYQRVHGSAAAENDPFALHLKDNEQLKRMYLDTEHEDGYLRDQSVFGDNISIEDTMGVMVKYKNKAIMNYSLNAYLPWEGFNVVFNGTRGRMEVKVIEQSYVNAGGGKEQEGAVKDKQITVYPQFAAPYEVEIEEGAGGHGGGDPVMLRDIFERPADDRFHRAASHIDGAWSIMTGIAANRSIATGLPVKVDQLIKL
- a CDS encoding S-layer homology domain-containing protein: MKKKRLFSAVLSLVTTVSLSLGSFAGAGVVSAQSDSSAYGEVLVSDTSNSDWTIAPGNTSRNLAVSPDGSIYAVYNGGDEIRVAKSTDNGKTFQPSVLAATGSFEPEIAVSSSGTVYVVGINESAGVLVKSTDGGKTFSDPIAVGAFLGTSAHMAVDGSYIYVTSPSGSTLYYSSNEGTTFNNYDFNESYVFTDLHVDPQTGNLIVQKDNPSLKYYVSKDHGQSFGTPVIPEKNVFFSVGALSAGSKGQYLFVAGSDSNMVRMNIGDGTVTDLMGGNNMSSQGRSLSADSYGNVVTGFSNGSSVFFSVSQDLGANLSSPVEVAATSIANAAINTTNGDIMYLYEKSGKIYLKVYQGLLSGYKLYLSNTNLYFNYPTQKKVSVTVTNTSDAPLKIGEVLINGDFKITDNTVPPELAPGESGIIEVQYSPQGAGSSNGALTLKVDGEPDRVVLLSGISEAAAGSSAPQVEDVTANSTTDIVTVKKVPAGTKVTVYAADGVTVLGTATNEAGTAGEVAIAIPAGLTAGDTVKVSLIEPDLTESTLTDITAHNEVTSAPAAADVTANATTDTVTVKKVPAGAEVTVYAADGVTVLGTAKNEAGTSGEVTVSVPAGLQSGDVIKVSLTEPEKTESPLTDITAHSEVTSAPAAADVTANATKDTVTVTKVPAGAEVTVYATDGVTVLGTAKNEAETSGEVTVPVSAGLQSGDVIKVSLTEPEKSGSPLTDITAHSEVTSVPAAADMTANATKDTVTVTKVPAGAKVTVYAADGVTVLGTAKNEAETSGEVTVPVPAGLKSGDVIKISLTEREMSESPLTDITAHNEVTSAPAAVGITANATKDAVTVTKVPAGAEVTVYAADGVTVLGTAKNEAETSGEVTVPVQAGLQSGDVVKVSLTEREMSESPLTDITAHSEVTSAPATADVTANATTDTVTVKKVPAGAEITVYAADGVTVLGTAKNETETSGEVTVSVPAGLQSGDVIKVSLTEPEKTESPLTDITAHSEVTSAPAAADMTANATTDTVTVKKVPAGTKVTVYAADGVTMLGTTTNEAGTAGEVAIAIPAGLTAGDVIKVSLTEPELTESTLTDITAHSEVTSTPAAADITANATSSTVTVKNVPVGATVTVYGEDGLNVLGTAVNESGSPAELIITIASGLADGQILKVGTWELGKDPSPLTEIPAAYEPTQAPAAGNLIANATTGVVTVNNVPANVTASVYAEDGTTLLGTSFNDTGALAEFHFAVKGLEPGQIVKISFTETNKAQSAKVEVAAVYEQSAQPLAGNIVISAAQGKFTVNQVPAGAVVSIYSKEGKLLASATNTGAVAGPLTFTEIALTEGDTLTVTLTEKLKTESAPLSVTVAIKSADVVNEASKTLQIGYAAGETWENVLTSLSLPSTGGFGTQVSWTSSKPQVIEIPAATDSSINAVVYRSAQDEAVVLSATVSRDGEAKTRTFLVVVTASGAIKVEDTSNIRNVKVKDQSDNTALVPVKRINVTSADGTSSKMDKVVFDSAKAQEIVTASVPGHNNSSTIYIDELPGDTADEIAVEIPATTLALLGANSFNLNIQSDYSTISLDAATLQSMMADNLDLYFRIVPARNAEDSKNQVPSSYNNQNLKALSPPLDIETNYTGYNTQLMLPFAKNGVDVSTMNASSLAVYIVHSDGTIELSKGTVVNNDKNEPYGISFDISKFSSFSIVETSSSLPGSIVTGPATPATPAAPVVVPNGAGTATATDAVYSHAAYIKGYEDGTFKPSRALTRAELAALLARNIEIDAAASGVNFTDVSAKHWAAADIAKVAAAGLMKGDPDGSFNPERAVTRAEMAILSARLKQLSFDESSTAVSAISDVNKHWAAGAIDAVKAAGLMTGFADGSFAPAKMLSRAEAVTVINRLFGRGPLSGVTRSSFSDVPVTHWAFADIEEASLNHKYTVKNGKEVIAD